A window of Coturnix japonica isolate 7356 chromosome 2, Coturnix japonica 2.1, whole genome shotgun sequence contains these coding sequences:
- the LOC107308658 gene encoding GTPase IMAP family member 5-like, with amino-acid sequence MRLLLVGKTGGGRSATGNTLLGRRVFESKLSTTPVTRSCNTAVGHWNGEEIVVVDTADIFHVWDRSDEMCTEISRCIELSSPGPHVLLLVTQLGRFTEEDQEAVQGVRNIFGAGATPVSATGTPGGALD; translated from the exons ATGCGGCTGCTCCTGGTTGGGAAGACCGGGGGGGGACGAAGCGCCACAGGGAACACCCTCCTGGGGCGTCGCGTATTTGAGTCCAAGCTGTCCACCACGCCGGTGACCCGCAGCTGCAACACAGCAGTTGGGCACTGGAATGGAGAGGAAATTGTGGTGGTTGACACGGCCGATATCTTCCATGTGTGGGACCGCAGCGATGAGATGTGCACTGAAATCTCCCGCTGCATCGAGCTGTCCTCACCCGGCCCCcacgtgctgctgctggtcaCCCAGCTGGGCCGCTTCACCGAGGAGGACCAGGAGGCCGTGCAGGGCGTGCGGAACATCTTTGGAGCCGGC GCAACACCTGTGTCAGCCACAGGTACACCGGGGGGCGCTTTGGATTAA
- the LOC107308694 gene encoding GTPase IMAP family member 1-like, whose translation MESGPHGDNGALRELVTEQPPHFLRARRNEGPRELRLVLVGKSGGGRSATGNSIVGTAAFESRLATAAVTQRSSMQSVTLKGYDVHVVDTPDAFDSPERSARCCREIARCALLSAPGPHALLLVTQLGRFTQEDEAAVQQVWRLFGSGAAGRTVVVFTRGDELRGGSLLRYVQDTGTYALQKLLRDCGQRCCAFDNRATGKQKEEQVGELLAIVLEMLGGDLNNYYRNGLYDRAEQLMERPDIDFEKKCDLLAEDVEKQLQGGWHTSFLQWLQSTLVVQWLQSTPVVWRLLSMPCSRRIFSCCSCILAVLLSRRLLWCWQHTYRMLSRCWQQLCGVFSWCWQQGRSLYNRFVH comes from the exons ATGGAGAGCGGCCCGCATGGGGACAACGGCGCGCTGCGCG AGCTCGTCACTGAGCAGCCGCCGCATTTTCTGCGGGCGCGGAGGAACGAAGGGCCGCGGGAGCTGCGGCTGGTGCTCGTCGGGAAAAGCGGCGGCGGGAGGAGCGCGACGGGGAACAGCATCGTGGGCACGGCCGCCTTCGAGTCGCGGTTGGCCACGGCAGCGGTGACGCAGAGGAGCTCGATGCAGAGCGTAACCTTGAAGGGTTACGACGTGCACGTGGTGGACACGCCCGACGCCTTCGACTCTCCGGAGCGCAGCGCCCGGTGCTGCCGTGAGATCGCCCGCTGCGCGCTGCTGTCGGCGCCGGGGCCGCACGCGCTGCTGCTGGTGACGCAGCTCGGCCGCTTCACGCAGGAGGACGAGGCTGCCGTCCAACAAGTGTGGCGGCTGTTCGGGAGCGGCGCCGCCGGCCGCACCGTCGTGGTCTTCACGCGCGGGGACGAGCTGAGGGGCGGCTCCCTGCTGCGGTACGTGCAGGACACCGGCACCTACGcgctgcagaagctgctgcgGGACTGCGGGCAACGGTGCTGCGCCTTCGACAACCGGGCGACCGGGAAGCAGAAGGAGGAGCAGGTCGGGGAGCTGCTGGCGATTGTGCTGGAAATGCTGGGGGGGGACCTGAACAACTACTACCGGAACGGGCTCTACGACAGAGCCGAGCAGCTCATGGAGCGCCCAGACATCGACTTCGAGAAGAAATGCGATCTCCTGGCCGAGGACGtggagaagcagctgcaggggGGGTGGCACACGTCGTTCCTGCAGTGGCTGCAAAGCACCCTGGTCGTGCAGTGGCTGCAAAGCACCCCGGTCGTGTGGCGGCTGCTCAGCATGCCGTGTTCACGGCGCAtcttctcctgctgctcctgcatccTTGCAGTACTGCTGTCCCGCAGGCTCTTATGGTGCTGGCAGCACACGTACCGCATGCTCTCaaggtgctggcagcagctgtgcgGTGTGTTCTcatggtgctggcagcagggtaGGTCGCTCTACAACCGCTTTGTGCATtag
- the LOC107308693 gene encoding GTPase IMAP family member 2-like, whose product MADRAAETRASGLPRSRTSSESPAEAAGPRRSGMGREEDGSEGSKSKRRESGERPELRVVLLGRSGAGRSATGNTLLCQELFESRLASQPVTTTCAKGRRDWGEWSVVVMDTPAIVGGSQWDKQQLAKERDNCRSFAAHEHCVLLLVTQLGRYTREDREVQKGVKKFFGKDAEKRMMVVFTRKEDLGDGVLEEYVRTADNGALQKLVNACGEHYCAVSNTVPRQDRDAQADEVLKMAEGIALRQHTKPCGKEDLGTRVSKFFNTLKGGERELEPDKGRSSNEMRK is encoded by the exons ATGGCGGACCGCGCCGCGGAGACGAGAGCGTCGGGCCTCCCCCGGAGCCGTACCTCCTCCGAGTCCCCCGCAGAGGCGGCCGGGCCGAGGCGGAGCGGGATGGGGCGGGAGGAGGACGGCTCCGAAGGCAGCAAGTCGAAGCGAAGGGAAAGCG GTGAACGACCGGAGCTGCGCGTCGTGCTGCtggggcggagcggagcgggccGGAGCGCCACCGGCAACACGTTGCTGTGCCAGGAGCTGTTCGAGTCCCGGCTGGCGTCCCAACCCGTCACCACCACGTGTGCGAAGGGCAGGAGGGATTGGGGCGAGTGGAGCGTGGTGGTCATGGACACCCCGGCCATCGTCGGGGGGTCGCAGTGGGACAAGCAACAATTGGCCAAGGAGCGCGACAACTGCCGCAGCTTCGCTGCCCAcgagcactgtgtgctgctgctggtgacGCAGCTGGGCCGCTACACACGGGAGGACCGGGAGGTGCAGAAGGGGGTGAAGAAGTTCTTTGGGAAGGACGCTGAGAAGCGTATGATGGTGGTGTTCACACGGAAGGAAGACCTGGGGGACGGCGTGCTGGAGGAATACGTGAGGACGGCCGACAACGGAGCGCTGCAGAAGCTGGTGAATGCATGCGGGGAGCACTACTGCGCCGTGAGCAACACGGTGCCGAGGCAGGACCGGGATGCGCAGGCTGATGAGGTGCTGAAGATGGCTGAGGGCATCGCACTCAGGCAGCACACGAAGCCCTGCGGCAAGGAGGACCTTGGGACTCGAGTTTCCAAGTTTTTCAATACCCtaaaagggggggaaagggagcTGGAGCCAGACAAGGGGAGAAGCAGCAACGAgatgaggaaataa